A window of the Mucilaginibacter sp. cycad4 genome harbors these coding sequences:
- a CDS encoding DUF1972 domain-containing protein, which translates to MKLKIAILGTRGIPNYYGGFEHISEYVSAGLVKKGHSVTVYNSHNHPYEADTWNGVNIVHCYDPEYLIGTAGQFAYDFNCLMDARKRKFDVVLLMGYTSSSVWGHLYPSNSVIITNMDGLEWKRSKYSKPVQQFLKYAEKLAVKHSQYYISDSRVIRSYLKDKYQVDSRYIPYGADLFSDQEREQFDKSEVLKEDYFLLMARMEPENNIETILEGFNNSSSKKSFMVLGDTSNRFGKFITHRFKNDDRIQFKGANFDNSVVRALQNNSYLYFHGHSVGGTNPSLLEAMASEALIAAHNNPFNKSVLNSDAFYFDNANEVRHLVENVQRKDTEREMVKNNLHKIQYQFNWEVVINDYEDFILECYHQQHGKAIKA; encoded by the coding sequence ATGAAACTAAAAATAGCGATCTTAGGCACGAGGGGCATCCCGAACTACTATGGCGGGTTTGAGCATATTTCCGAATATGTATCGGCCGGTTTGGTAAAAAAAGGGCATTCAGTTACCGTTTATAACTCACACAACCACCCTTATGAAGCCGATACCTGGAACGGCGTTAACATTGTACATTGTTACGATCCGGAGTATCTGATAGGCACTGCCGGGCAGTTTGCCTATGATTTTAACTGCCTTATGGATGCCCGTAAACGTAAGTTTGATGTGGTACTGCTTATGGGCTACACCAGCAGCTCGGTTTGGGGGCACCTTTACCCGTCCAACAGCGTTATCATTACCAATATGGATGGATTGGAGTGGAAACGCTCCAAATACTCAAAACCGGTACAACAATTTTTGAAATACGCAGAAAAGCTGGCCGTGAAACATAGCCAATATTATATCTCCGATTCAAGGGTGATCAGGTCATACCTTAAGGATAAGTACCAGGTCGACAGCCGCTATATCCCCTATGGCGCCGATCTGTTTTCAGACCAGGAACGTGAGCAGTTTGATAAAAGTGAGGTACTTAAGGAAGATTATTTTTTGCTGATGGCCCGTATGGAACCCGAAAACAACATCGAAACTATTTTAGAAGGTTTTAACAACAGTTCATCAAAAAAAAGCTTTATGGTTTTGGGCGATACCAGTAACCGCTTTGGCAAATTCATAACTCACCGGTTTAAAAACGACGACCGCATCCAGTTTAAAGGCGCTAATTTTGATAATTCGGTTGTAAGGGCGCTTCAAAACAACAGCTACCTATATTTTCACGGGCATAGCGTAGGAGGAACTAATCCGTCCCTGCTTGAAGCTATGGCCAGCGAAGCCCTGATTGCCGCCCATAATAACCCTTTCAATAAATCGGTACTCAACTCAGATGCTTTTTATTTTGATAATGCTAACGAGGTACGCCATTTGGTTGAGAATGTACAGCGCAAGGATACCGAACGCGAAATGGTAAAAAACAACCTTCACAAAATACAATACCAGTTTAACTGGGAGGTAGTGATCAACGATTACGAGGATTTTATATTGGAATGCTATCATCAGCAACATGGAAAAGCTATTAAGGCCTGA
- a CDS encoding B12-binding domain-containing radical SAM protein — MNNILFTHSYFLRFDPKQWGIGQPYAPLGTIYAAALMREHGYDVSLFDTMFVSNPDEVIAAIELNKPDFFVVYDDGFNYLTKMCLTNMREAAFKMCKLAKERGCTVIVSSSDSTDRYAAYLAEGADFVILGEAEQTLAQLTEHIRNGNTDHFEIKGLAYMNGNEIIKTPGRAVMKELDSLPMPAWDLVNMNTYRDMWMKNAGYFSINVVTTRGCPFKCNWCAKPIYGNRYNSHSPQYIVNELKMLKERYQMDHIWFCDDIFGLKPGWVQEFANLLAQEGIKVRFKIQSRADLLAEEEAVAALAAAGCENVWIGAESGSQKVLDAMDKGITIDQIHTATHLMKAHGIKPSFFIQFGYPEETRDDITLTINMINRLLPFEIGISVSYPLPGTGFYERVKTELKKKTNWTDSDEMALMFKNTYPPFYYKQLHKYVHRNYHKHLAKNSFQKLLKDPFGSSVNSIRKALSVFYYAPLTYFEKLKLEKFEKAI, encoded by the coding sequence ATGAACAATATACTGTTTACACATTCTTACTTTTTACGGTTCGATCCAAAGCAATGGGGTATAGGGCAACCTTATGCGCCGCTGGGCACTATATATGCAGCTGCTTTAATGCGCGAACATGGCTATGATGTAAGCTTGTTTGATACCATGTTTGTGAGCAATCCGGATGAAGTGATAGCTGCCATTGAGTTAAATAAGCCCGATTTTTTTGTGGTTTATGATGATGGGTTCAACTACCTGACCAAAATGTGCCTCACCAATATGCGCGAAGCTGCATTTAAAATGTGCAAGCTGGCTAAGGAACGTGGCTGTACGGTTATCGTTTCCAGCTCAGACTCAACCGACCGGTATGCAGCGTACCTTGCCGAAGGAGCCGATTTTGTGATATTGGGTGAAGCAGAACAAACACTGGCGCAACTTACCGAACATATCCGAAATGGTAATACTGATCATTTTGAGATAAAAGGATTGGCCTATATGAACGGCAACGAGATTATTAAAACGCCCGGCCGTGCGGTAATGAAGGAACTGGATAGTTTGCCCATGCCAGCCTGGGATTTGGTGAATATGAATACCTACCGCGATATGTGGATGAAGAATGCAGGCTATTTTTCAATTAATGTGGTAACCACCCGCGGCTGTCCGTTCAAGTGTAACTGGTGCGCCAAGCCTATTTATGGCAACCGGTATAACTCCCATAGCCCGCAGTATATTGTTAATGAGCTTAAAATGCTTAAGGAGCGGTACCAGATGGACCATATCTGGTTTTGCGATGATATTTTTGGATTGAAACCCGGCTGGGTACAGGAATTTGCCAACCTGCTGGCACAGGAGGGAATTAAGGTCCGCTTCAAGATCCAGTCGCGGGCCGATTTGTTGGCCGAAGAAGAAGCCGTAGCAGCCCTGGCCGCTGCCGGTTGTGAAAACGTATGGATAGGGGCCGAAAGCGGATCGCAGAAGGTACTGGACGCCATGGACAAAGGTATCACTATCGATCAGATCCATACGGCTACACACCTCATGAAAGCGCATGGCATTAAGCCATCGTTCTTTATCCAGTTTGGCTACCCCGAAGAAACGCGTGATGATATTACGCTTACTATAAATATGATTAACCGGTTGCTGCCGTTTGAGATAGGTATTTCGGTATCGTATCCGCTGCCGGGTACCGGTTTTTACGAGCGCGTTAAAACCGAGCTGAAAAAGAAAACCAACTGGACTGACTCCGACGAAATGGCACTGATGTTTAAAAACACCTATCCGCCTTTTTACTACAAGCAATTGCACAAATATGTGCACCGCAACTATCACAAGCACCTGGCTAAAAACAGCTTCCAAAAACTGCTTAAAGATCCATTCGGGAGTTCGGTAAACAGTATCAGGAAAGCATTATCGGTGTTTTATTACGCGCCGCTCACCTATTTTGAAAAGTTGAAGCTGGAGAAATTTGAAAAGGCCATATGA
- a CDS encoding oligosaccharide flippase family protein yields the protein MLRSKVFIRFFSSGLQALALQVLGSIFFYVISVYLSKDSFGAISWMNALSIFVTTILGFGLEQVVIRRIAASQRSDWTAAAFLFHSLVTFFVTLGVLLLLSLVLRDNIYQALPWFFIAQGLLFLGIPLKQFLNAKEKFTPYGIIAIISNSLRVCGAFYLIAVHQLQVCSIVMVMIGTAGAELLALLIYVITKTDFSFKFQFRAYKKLLKEATAQYVSVIFDMSLSRMDWLLLGFMASKTVLADYSFAYRAYELSRLPMLIIAPVILPRLSRLMALKPPNQLQEQVNSFNTAELLLAMLLPLIFNILWTPVVGMITGGKYGAANATEFLILSLCIPLQFFINLLWSLSFSVKKYRAVSSVTVTCAITNITLNLILIPLFNGIGSAAAFLITNILQAVLYYRLVNKNIMYISLRPFIILLPTALGGWFITASINIHFLFRLLLGIVFYLLIALVSKQLSSRNIQNSKQFLAQ from the coding sequence TTGCTCAGGAGTAAAGTGTTCATCAGGTTTTTTTCATCAGGTTTGCAGGCACTTGCATTGCAGGTGCTTGGCAGTATCTTTTTTTACGTTATTTCTGTTTACCTGAGTAAAGACAGCTTTGGGGCCATTAGCTGGATGAATGCCTTATCGATATTTGTTACTACCATCCTGGGGTTTGGACTGGAGCAGGTAGTGATCAGGCGTATAGCAGCCTCACAACGGTCGGATTGGACGGCAGCGGCATTTTTGTTCCATTCACTCGTTACTTTTTTTGTAACCCTGGGCGTGCTGTTATTACTAAGTTTAGTCTTGCGTGACAATATTTACCAGGCGCTGCCTTGGTTTTTTATAGCGCAGGGTTTGCTTTTCCTGGGTATTCCGTTAAAGCAGTTTTTAAACGCAAAGGAAAAATTTACGCCCTATGGCATAATCGCAATTATAAGTAACAGCTTAAGGGTTTGTGGGGCGTTTTATCTTATTGCGGTACATCAGCTACAGGTTTGTTCTATCGTTATGGTAATGATAGGTACAGCCGGGGCCGAATTACTGGCTTTACTCATCTATGTTATCACGAAAACAGATTTTAGCTTTAAATTTCAATTTCGGGCTTATAAAAAGTTGCTTAAAGAGGCCACGGCGCAGTATGTATCAGTAATATTTGATATGAGCCTGTCGCGAATGGATTGGCTGCTGCTGGGTTTTATGGCAAGCAAAACGGTCCTGGCCGACTATAGTTTCGCTTACCGGGCCTATGAGCTGTCCCGTTTGCCCATGCTTATCATAGCCCCCGTTATTTTGCCGCGCCTGTCACGGTTAATGGCCTTAAAGCCACCTAATCAATTGCAGGAGCAGGTAAATTCCTTTAATACTGCCGAGTTGCTGTTGGCTATGCTATTACCCCTCATCTTTAATATACTTTGGACACCTGTTGTAGGAATGATAACCGGCGGTAAATATGGCGCTGCCAACGCTACCGAGTTTTTGATCCTGTCGTTGTGTATCCCCTTGCAGTTTTTTATAAACCTGCTTTGGTCGTTAAGCTTCAGTGTTAAAAAGTACAGGGCCGTATCATCTGTTACTGTAACCTGTGCTATAACAAATATTACCCTTAACCTGATATTGATCCCGCTGTTTAATGGTATTGGTTCGGCTGCGGCATTTTTAATTACCAATATATTGCAGGCGGTACTCTATTACAGGTTGGTGAATAAAAATATTATGTATATCAGCCTACGCCCATTTATAATACTGCTCCCCACTGCTTTAGGCGGCTGGTTTATAACAGCCTCAATAAACATACATTTCTTGTTCAGGCTTTTATTGGGGATAGTTTTTTATCTGTTAATAGCTTTAGTGTCAAAACAATTGAGCAGTCGTAATATTCAAAACAGCAAACAGTTTTTAGCGCAATGA
- a CDS encoding radical SAM protein, which yields MQMTGQSLYHTFQRFRTLQTHRIAALPIVILMPHSACNCRCVMCDIWKDNKNLKQLTEADVTHLLGALRKFGTKQVLMSGGEALLNTNFFRLCEILRAEKIKVTLLSTGLSIRKNAFNILKWVDDLIVSLDGDELLHDAIRNVPGAFNKLREGVKFIKSIEPKYRITARTVIHRLNYRNWLAIIEAARQMGIDQVSFLPADVSSHAFNRQTAWAEPRQHEILPTENELAEFQETVSRVLAKKNDFAARFIAESPAKIQDIYGYYAAFYGHNAFPFKKCNAPWVSAVIEADGAVRPCFFHEAIGNIRDNALDDILNSKEAINFRKTLDMANDPTCVKCVCSLNLSPLARLD from the coding sequence ATGCAGATGACAGGCCAATCGTTATATCATACCTTTCAGCGTTTCCGCACACTGCAAACGCACCGCATTGCTGCGCTGCCCATAGTGATTTTGATGCCGCACAGTGCCTGCAATTGCCGTTGCGTAATGTGTGATATCTGGAAGGATAACAAAAACCTGAAGCAGCTTACCGAAGCAGATGTAACTCATTTATTAGGTGCTTTACGAAAATTCGGTACCAAACAGGTGTTAATGTCGGGCGGGGAGGCGTTGCTGAATACCAATTTTTTCAGGCTTTGCGAGATTTTGCGCGCTGAAAAGATCAAAGTTACGCTGCTGTCGACCGGCTTGTCTATCAGGAAAAACGCATTCAATATTTTAAAATGGGTTGATGACCTCATTGTTTCTTTAGATGGCGATGAGCTTTTGCATGATGCTATCCGGAATGTGCCCGGCGCATTCAATAAGCTGCGGGAAGGGGTGAAATTCATTAAATCTATCGAACCAAAATACCGCATCACAGCCCGTACGGTGATCCACCGGTTAAATTACAGGAATTGGCTGGCTATTATTGAAGCGGCAAGGCAAATGGGGATAGACCAGGTAAGTTTTTTACCGGCCGACGTTAGCAGCCATGCCTTTAACCGCCAAACAGCATGGGCCGAGCCGCGACAGCATGAGATACTGCCGACTGAAAATGAACTTGCTGAATTTCAGGAAACAGTAAGTCGGGTTCTTGCCAAAAAAAATGATTTTGCCGCCAGGTTTATCGCCGAATCGCCGGCTAAGATCCAGGATATTTATGGGTATTATGCTGCCTTCTACGGGCATAATGCATTCCCGTTTAAAAAGTGCAATGCGCCATGGGTATCGGCGGTAATTGAGGCTGATGGTGCGGTACGTCCCTGTTTTTTTCATGAGGCGATAGGCAACATCAGGGATAATGCATTGGATGATATTTTGAACAGCAAAGAAGCGATCAATTTTCGCAAAACACTGGATATGGCTAATGACCCTACCTGTGTTAAATGTGTGTGCTCGCTTAATTTATCGCCGCTGGCGAGGTTGGATTGA
- a CDS encoding class I SAM-dependent methyltransferase: MNAGASHINEQFAEAAFSNQSVIFDELYSADTIIGYKRKRVRDHILQYLKPGGSILELNSGTGEDALFFAQKGFKVHATDISKGMQQQLREKVVKHSMQHIVSNELCSYTQLEQLKNRGPYDLIFSNFAGLNCTGELDKVLNSFAGLLNPGGMVTLVVLPKFCLWETLLVFKGKFKTAFRRFFSSRGRRAHVEGVYFDCFYYNPSYIKKRLNPGFEVLSVEGLCTIVPPSYIEGFAEKYPRTYKVLTGWEDKLKSTWPFKYIGDYYIISLRKRYLKTSS; this comes from the coding sequence ATGAACGCGGGGGCATCACATATAAACGAACAATTTGCCGAGGCGGCGTTCAGCAACCAGTCGGTGATCTTTGATGAACTTTATTCTGCCGACACCATTATCGGCTATAAACGTAAACGCGTACGCGATCATATCCTTCAATATTTAAAGCCCGGTGGTAGCATTCTGGAATTGAACAGCGGTACCGGTGAAGACGCCCTGTTTTTTGCACAAAAAGGATTTAAAGTGCATGCTACCGATATTTCAAAAGGGATGCAGCAGCAACTGCGTGAAAAGGTGGTAAAGCACAGTATGCAACATATAGTAAGTAATGAGCTGTGTTCATATACACAACTTGAGCAATTGAAAAACAGAGGGCCTTATGACCTGATCTTTTCCAATTTCGCAGGCCTCAACTGTACCGGCGAACTGGATAAGGTATTGAACTCATTTGCGGGGTTGCTTAACCCTGGCGGTATGGTAACTCTGGTGGTGCTGCCAAAATTTTGCCTTTGGGAAACATTGCTGGTATTTAAAGGGAAATTTAAAACTGCTTTTCGCAGATTTTTTAGCAGTAGAGGCCGCAGGGCCCATGTTGAGGGAGTGTACTTTGATTGCTTTTATTACAATCCATCATACATTAAAAAACGTTTAAATCCTGGTTTTGAAGTATTGAGTGTTGAGGGATTGTGTACCATAGTGCCGCCCTCATACATAGAGGGCTTTGCCGAAAAATATCCCCGTACTTACAAAGTATTGACCGGTTGGGAAGATAAGCTGAAAAGCACCTGGCCGTTTAAGTATATAGGGGATTATTATATTATTTCGTTGAGGAAAAGGTATCTAAAAACGTCATCCTAA
- a CDS encoding O-antigen ligase family protein — protein sequence MEKLLRPDDTLNNRISYYLLMLLLLSLPFNLFYSHLFLIGLSLHTIIQIRKTAIKPLLTRANFALAAVFLVTLLSIIYTTNKPQAFTELGRQVTILLFPLIFCFNPLDLKKYRHNFLLVFSLGCTIIITYLFLQALFTIKYYHLPLKALASPAFTNHNFSEPLEIHATFFSMQIAIALVYLLYVLVRETVKARKFFWLICCGILAMGILQLSSKSIFIALLLIINIALPWFLLKGRSRFRFITISTALFIVVMAGIYTRDTFKERYVTELKKDLSQSTDAELTDPRLARWSVAISVGAQSPVIGHGAGTEIGLLKDPFFDHQFYRSYLAGLNAHNQFISFFIKSGIAGLLVYLCVLVFGIRTALAKRDLLLMAFMVIITAVSFSENFLDVDKGIFFYGVFFSLLIFPTASQSAENTVKNIV from the coding sequence ATGGAAAAGCTATTAAGGCCTGATGATACGCTGAATAACAGGATAAGCTATTACCTGCTGATGCTGTTATTGCTGAGCCTGCCGTTCAACCTGTTTTACAGTCACCTGTTTTTAATAGGTTTATCCTTGCATACTATTATACAAATTCGCAAAACTGCTATAAAGCCACTATTAACAAGGGCTAACTTTGCCCTGGCTGCTGTTTTTTTGGTAACGCTTTTGAGCATTATTTACACCACCAATAAACCACAGGCTTTTACGGAGTTAGGCAGGCAGGTTACCATTTTGCTTTTCCCGCTAATCTTTTGCTTTAACCCACTCGATCTGAAAAAATACCGGCATAATTTTTTACTCGTATTTTCATTAGGCTGCACCATCATTATCACTTACCTTTTTTTACAGGCGCTTTTTACCATAAAATATTATCACCTGCCTTTAAAAGCATTGGCTTCTCCTGCGTTCACAAACCACAATTTTTCGGAACCGCTGGAAATCCATGCTACATTTTTCTCCATGCAGATAGCCATAGCGCTGGTTTATCTGCTGTATGTTTTAGTAAGGGAAACAGTAAAGGCCCGTAAATTTTTCTGGCTCATTTGCTGTGGTATTTTAGCGATGGGAATCCTGCAGCTTAGTTCCAAATCGATATTTATAGCATTGCTGCTTATTATAAATATCGCGCTGCCCTGGTTCCTGCTAAAAGGGCGAAGCCGGTTCAGGTTCATAACCATTAGCACGGCACTATTTATAGTGGTGATGGCGGGCATTTATACCAGGGATACTTTTAAAGAACGATACGTAACCGAGCTAAAAAAAGACCTAAGCCAATCAACCGATGCTGAACTCACCGATCCGCGATTAGCGAGATGGAGCGTGGCTATTAGCGTAGGAGCACAATCGCCTGTTATAGGTCATGGCGCAGGTACTGAAATCGGTTTGCTCAAAGACCCATTTTTTGATCATCAATTTTACCGGTCGTACCTGGCCGGGTTAAATGCACATAACCAGTTTATCAGCTTTTTTATTAAATCGGGCATTGCCGGTTTACTGGTTTACCTGTGCGTGCTGGTATTTGGCATCAGAACAGCCCTTGCAAAACGTGATTTATTGCTGATGGCTTTTATGGTTATTATAACCGCCGTTTCCTTTTCCGAAAACTTTTTAGATGTGGATAAAGGCATATTTTTTTACGGTGTATTTTTCTCATTATTAATATTTCCCACCGCCTCACAGTCGGCTGAGAACACGGTCAAAAATATTGTGTAA
- a CDS encoding glycosyltransferase — protein MHNPQITVLMPAYNAGKYIREAITSVLEQSFTDFELLIVNDGSTDDTLDIIKSFNDERIVVLSQENKGVAAALNNGLNHARAPYIARFDADDVCYPYRLQVQYDFITSHPYYSIIGSGVDYTDVNGNLIFTWQPDALSHNEIRQLSYRICPFIHSSVFYKRDAVLNAGGYNELAYTFEDHFLWAGILKHEKAFNLNQPLIKVRLNAESVTIDEKWRTGKFRQIKYNTLRKGNITEAEGRQLSEIGIKQLSPRIKRGAYYALLGKKYLWNNYQPEKARKNLLKTLSISPLHLKNYFLLLMSFLPERTLTRLYQLGKRNFRLPEAELPTAVLNQKELNYGS, from the coding sequence ATGCATAACCCTCAAATTACTGTTTTAATGCCTGCTTATAATGCCGGTAAATATATCCGCGAAGCCATTACATCGGTACTTGAACAATCGTTTACTGATTTTGAGCTGCTCATTGTAAATGATGGCTCAACTGATGATACGCTTGATATTATTAAATCATTTAACGATGAGCGTATAGTGGTTTTGAGCCAGGAAAACAAAGGCGTAGCTGCTGCCCTCAATAACGGTTTAAACCACGCCCGGGCACCTTATATTGCCCGTTTTGATGCCGATGATGTATGTTATCCTTACCGCCTGCAGGTTCAGTATGATTTCATCACATCACATCCTTATTATAGCATTATTGGTTCGGGTGTTGATTATACTGATGTTAACGGCAACCTGATATTTACCTGGCAGCCTGATGCCCTGAGCCATAACGAGATCAGGCAGCTCAGTTACAGGATTTGTCCTTTCATTCACTCCAGTGTGTTTTATAAGCGTGATGCCGTTTTAAATGCGGGTGGCTATAATGAGTTGGCCTATACTTTTGAAGACCATTTTTTGTGGGCAGGTATCCTTAAGCACGAAAAGGCTTTTAACCTTAATCAACCGCTCATCAAAGTAAGGCTCAATGCCGAGTCTGTTACCATTGATGAAAAATGGCGTACAGGAAAATTCAGGCAGATTAAATACAATACCCTACGCAAGGGGAACATTACCGAAGCCGAAGGAAGGCAGTTATCCGAGATCGGTATTAAACAGTTATCTCCACGCATCAAAAGGGGAGCTTATTATGCCCTGCTCGGCAAAAAATATCTATGGAATAATTATCAGCCGGAAAAGGCAAGGAAAAACCTGCTCAAAACGCTATCCATCAGTCCGCTGCATCTCAAAAATTATTTTTTACTGCTGATGTCATTCTTGCCCGAACGTACACTGACCAGGTTATACCAATTAGGTAAGCGCAATTTCCGTTTACCTGAAGCCGAACTGCCAACTGCTGTTTTAAATCAAAAGGAATTAAATTATGGCAGCTAA
- a CDS encoding nucleotidyltransferase domain-containing protein: MKSTVILVEQNNKRLLNTRNNILATLAYFDMWDYPLTYGEIFLFLENKYGQHDFTEALDQLIANKLVFHFDRFYSLKNDYMIAVRRNKGNKKATGLINKAKEVGAFLSRFPYVRGIGISGSLSKNFADDNSDIDFFIITERNRLWLARTFMHIFKKLTFLVGKQHNYCMNYYIDEARLQIVEKNIYTAIEVATIIPLEGDTTFESFFKTNAWMHDFLPNKCMRLATAKPLKKPWYKALIEKLFNNLFGNWLDNTLMRITAGRWNKKTAMKRLNMRGAIMSMATSKHFAKPAPENFQVKLIERYLNKVANLLQESEDRVAQ, encoded by the coding sequence GTGAAAAGTACAGTCATCTTAGTTGAACAAAACAATAAACGATTGTTAAATACCCGGAATAATATTTTAGCTACCCTTGCCTATTTTGACATGTGGGACTACCCGTTAACCTACGGCGAAATATTCCTGTTTTTGGAAAACAAGTATGGCCAGCACGATTTCACCGAAGCGCTTGATCAACTTATCGCCAATAAATTGGTGTTCCATTTCGACAGGTTTTATTCGCTCAAAAACGATTATATGATAGCGGTGAGGCGTAATAAAGGAAACAAAAAAGCTACCGGGCTGATCAATAAAGCTAAAGAGGTGGGTGCCTTCCTGAGCCGGTTTCCTTACGTGCGCGGCATTGGCATTTCGGGTTCTTTGTCCAAAAACTTCGCCGATGACAATTCAGATATTGATTTTTTCATCATTACCGAACGTAACAGGCTCTGGCTTGCACGTACGTTTATGCATATATTCAAAAAGCTCACCTTTTTGGTTGGTAAACAACACAACTACTGCATGAACTATTATATTGACGAGGCCCGGTTGCAGATAGTTGAAAAAAACATTTATACGGCAATTGAAGTGGCAACTATTATCCCATTGGAGGGAGATACTACCTTTGAGAGTTTTTTTAAGACCAATGCCTGGATGCACGATTTCCTGCCTAATAAATGCATGCGCCTGGCCACGGCCAAACCATTAAAAAAACCATGGTATAAAGCCCTGATAGAAAAGCTGTTCAACAACCTGTTCGGCAACTGGCTGGATAATACACTGATGAGGATCACTGCCGGCCGATGGAACAAGAAAACAGCAATGAAAAGGCTGAACATGCGAGGGGCGATAATGAGTATGGCCACAAGCAAACATTTCGCCAAGCCGGCTCCAGAAAATTTCCAGGTTAAGCTGATAGAAAGGTATCTGAATAAGGTTGCGAATTTGCTCCAGGAATCGGAAGACCGGGTGGCGCAGTGA
- a CDS encoding glycosyltransferase family 1 protein has protein sequence MAAKKIKVFVDAHSFDKEFQGAQTFIRELYNHLLAERPDIDIYIGARDTDNIRRLFPLLPPQNILPYKNRGVNILRFVFDIPAYIKKYRFDFAHFQYISPKKIVGCRYIVTMHDMLFNDFGKEFPILFSIPRNYLFGRSIKNADVKTTVSDYSKERICDYYQIPAHEVHIIQNGVSNSLLQYQASKQEAEDWVAEKFGIRNFILYTSRIEPRKNHLLLLQKYLKLKLYEKGIGLVFIGKASIKTPGLARLIKSLTPEQRRFFRWVPQAEQADLAAFYRACRLFVYPSKAEGFGIPPLEAAICSAPVLCSAETAMKNFYFFAPYTFNPANHTDFEQKLLLAAQQPPGDSFTSRVARHVEQQYHWQKSSTIFYNLLQANFHCHETKNSDLRHEGHPELLWRV, from the coding sequence ATGGCAGCTAAAAAGATAAAAGTGTTTGTTGATGCGCACTCCTTTGATAAAGAATTTCAGGGGGCGCAAACTTTTATACGCGAATTATATAACCACCTGCTGGCCGAACGCCCGGACATAGATATTTACATCGGCGCCCGCGATACCGATAATATCCGCAGATTGTTCCCGCTGTTGCCCCCGCAAAACATATTGCCTTATAAAAACCGGGGAGTCAACATCCTGCGCTTTGTTTTTGATATACCGGCCTACATCAAAAAATACAGGTTTGATTTTGCACATTTTCAATACATCAGCCCTAAAAAAATAGTTGGCTGCAGGTACATAGTAACCATGCACGATATGCTGTTTAACGATTTCGGGAAGGAGTTTCCCATCCTGTTCAGCATACCGCGCAATTACCTTTTTGGCCGCAGCATTAAAAATGCCGATGTCAAAACTACTGTATCCGATTACTCAAAAGAGCGAATTTGTGATTATTACCAGATCCCGGCCCATGAGGTGCATATCATCCAAAACGGGGTAAGCAACTCATTGCTGCAATACCAGGCATCAAAACAGGAGGCAGAAGATTGGGTAGCAGAAAAATTCGGTATAAGAAATTTCATCCTGTATACCAGCCGTATTGAACCCCGCAAAAACCACCTTTTGTTACTGCAAAAGTATTTAAAACTGAAACTGTACGAAAAAGGCATTGGCCTGGTGTTCATTGGTAAAGCATCCATAAAAACGCCGGGCTTAGCCAGGCTCATCAAGAGCCTTACGCCTGAGCAACGGCGTTTTTTCAGGTGGGTACCGCAGGCAGAGCAGGCCGACCTCGCGGCTTTTTACCGGGCCTGCAGGCTGTTTGTATATCCCTCAAAAGCCGAAGGCTTTGGTATCCCGCCGCTTGAAGCAGCCATTTGTAGCGCACCTGTATTATGCTCGGCAGAAACGGCTATGAAAAATTTCTACTTTTTTGCACCATATACTTTTAACCCGGCCAACCATACCGATTTTGAGCAAAAGCTACTACTTGCCGCACAGCAACCACCCGGCGATTCCTTCACAAGCCGGGTAGCGCGGCATGTTGAACAGCAATACCACTGGCAAAAAAGCAGCACCATATTTTACAACTTGTTACAAGCAAATTTTCATTGTCATGAAACTAAAAATAGCGATCTTAGGCACGAGGGGCATCCCGAACTACTATGGCGGGTTTGA